cactagaagagcagtcaccaaggactcgtacgaagggggaagcgacgccagcaaaaccagtgccctggtcttctcctcaacgttctcgccaatgctgagaaggtcggtgaggatcttctggaagtggctcagatgctcctgcacgctctgtccctcagtcatccgcagttgataaaactgcctccagaggaaaagagtgttggtgagagacttcgccatgtacaactcctcgagcttcgaccacagcaccgtcggggaagtctcgctcagcacatggatcaccacctcatccgccaggtacatgcggatggtactcaccgcctgcatctgtagctgtttccaatcccgcacctccatggtggtcggcttctcatcgcacaagagagcatcgatcaacccctgttggatgagcacgtccttcacccttgcctgccacaaggagaaattgctcttaccatcaaacttgttgatctccatcttgattgttcctgtcttctccatctttagtcttgctcaccaccactgcaatctgcgtccttgtaccgccttgctctgataccacttgttgggtggatgtctgaccaggacaccacctcccaagatcctttcagtaccacgcgatgcagcaggaagaaagaagaaacaaaacaaaaggaaaaacaatcaaaatacgtggatcagccacaaaagggctcgcctccacggggcatgcaaacttcactatgaaaaagaaattttacaagaggagacctcaccctcaacccttgtacacccaattctctctcatctgaagttcccctcacaaaagctctctctctcttgaagacccccctgaacccctgaagagcctggcgaccgctgtccaggagcctcctgctccttctctcacagcactctcgcctctctctctcttctcggattcgtacggcggcgagaaaacgaaCCACTCCAACcctctgtttcgtcacaggcccttttaaaggcttaaacatagtttaaaccttgattagagagggattaggagtcctaaacaaagccaaaaaactccctgaaccgtcggatcaagatcgcaatctctctgggccgtccgatcgcgctccggtccacggaatagtaccgtggaccgcgagaaacgcgtgggaaacgcccacgcggtccacaggccccgtcgtggaccgcccagtccacggtggaccggggcaaagggtcgcgggcctgggtcgcgcgtcccgcgtgggcctaggcctgggtcgcgcgtcccgcacgccgccgcctgcggccccgccgccgccgcccgccggtggtcctccgccacctcgattctcgtgccgacttcaaaagctcgtatcttctccatccgagctccgtttcaggtgatcttggtctcgttggactccgtttttcgccgcaaacctcgctgtgggctcaatgtgggctgaatctcgaggcgtcaaatcctaacaatgtatatacatacatatatatgtatgtatatacatacatatatatgtatgtatgtatatgtatatatatatgtatgtatatgtatatatgtatgtatgtatatgtatatatgtatgtatgtatgtatatgtatctatatatgtatgtatgtatatgtatatatgtatgtatgtatgtatatgtatatatatatatatatatatatatatatatatatatatatatatgtatatctatatatgtgtgtgtgtgtgtgtgtgtgtatacacacacatacatacatgcatatatatatatatatatatatatatatatacacacacacatacatgcatgcatatatgcacgtacatacatgcatatatgcatatatgcacgtacatacatatagatatacatatatacatatatatatacatatacatatacatacatacatatatatatgtatgtatgtatgtacgtacatacGTACGTATTtacgtacgtacatatatatatccatacatatatatatatgtatgtatgtatatgtatgtgtgtctatatatatatatatatatgtatgtgtgtctatatatatatatgtatgtatgtatgtatgtatgtatatatatatatatatctgtgtgtgtgtgtgtgtgtatgtatatatatatgtgtgtgtgtgtgtgtgtgtgtgtgtatgtatgtatgtatgtatgtatgtatgtatatgtatatgtatatatttatatatatgtatatatgtacatatatatatatatatatacatatacatacatatatatgtgtgtgtgtgtgtgtgtgtgtgtgtgtgtgtacatatatatacatacatatatatatatatatatacatacatacatacacatatatatatatacacatacatacatatacatacatacacacacacacatatatatatatatacatacatatacatacatacacacacacatatatatatatatgtgtgtgtgtgtgtgtgtgtgtgtgtgtgtgtgtgtgtatatatgtgtatgtatgtatgtatatatatatatgtgtatgtatgtatgtatatatatatgtgtgtgtgtgtatatatgtatgtatatatgtatgtatgtatgtatatatgtatgtatatatctatatatatgtgtgtgtgtgtgtgtgtgtgtgtatgtgtgtgtatgtatatatatatatatacatacacacacatatatatacatacatacacatacatatacatacatacacatacatacacatacatacacagacacacagatatatatatatatatatatatatatatgtatgtatgtatgtatgtatgtgtatgtatatgtatatatacatatatatatatatgtatatatacatatatatttatatatacatatatatacatatacatacatacatacataattacatacatacatatatatatatatatatatatacacacacacacacacacacacacacacatacatacatacatacatacatatatatagatatatatatatatatacatatatatgtctatatatgtatatatatatgtatatgtatatatatgtgtgtatgtgtgtgtgtgtgtgtgtgtatctatgtatatgtatatatgtgtgtatatatatatatatatatgtatgtatctatgtatgtgtatttatatatatgtatgtatatatatatatatatctatatatgtgtatatatatatatatgtatgtatctatatgtatctatatgtatgtatctatatgtatatatgtgtgtgtgtgtgtgtgtgtgtgtgcgtgcgcgcgcatatgcatatgcatacatacatacatgtatatagctGACATAAACTACCCAGACTACATACTACTGACCTTGAGTCAATTCTCAGTACTGTGGTGCAAAATCCTTCCTAACTCAACTTTGGGCAGGAGAATGGATTCTCATGAAACTTAGAAGATGAGCCAAGATGTCATATATTTTCACTAGAAGATTAAGCTCATATATTTTCTAGAATGGTCCTCCAAATTTCTCCTAGAGTTGGAAACACTCCAGACAAATAACAAAGAGGTCAAGGTTCGATATTATGAGCTTTGTATCTTTAGGCACATGATATTACATCCAGAGCCTTTTCTGTTAATGCTCTAAATATCTAGAGCCATAGGTAATCCTAAATGATTGAGTGTGTGCAGCTACAACTACCTCAAAAGAAGAAATCGTCACTCTTCTGATGATTGGCTGCGTAGATTACCAGAACTTGCAAGGCGGTTGGAGGAGCGCATATTCAAGGATGCTGCGAGAAAGGTATTTTTGTTCTTGTATCAATAATTCTTTCTTTGGAGTAACAATTAATTCATGAATTTAAGTGTTTTAGGCAATGTCCTTATATGTCATCAGGAAGATTATATGAGTGTGGTGATGGAGCCGGTTGAGCACCGTTTGCAATTGATAATGAAGAGTTTACCAAACCACAGCCGATCTTTGCCTCATAATATTACATGTTCCTCCTCTCTCAGTACAATGATTCCGACACCTGGTATATCCCATAATGGCAGCACAAGTTCTGTAGCTTCTTGTTCAACAGAAAAGTCTGCTACTGCAGCCAGTGGTCCTGGTATGGGGATTCAAACCACGGCCAACAAGGGTAACTTATTACCAACTGGAAACAACTTAACTGATGTTGGACACAGTGTCTCCTTCAATGCATCCAATGGTAATTCTAGTtgcttttttctttgtttttactCTTATTCATTTGTTTGCCCTGGTTGCAGCAGCAACAACAACTGTGTCTTTTTTGTTTAGGACCACTATCTAATGGGTACCAGCACCAACCTGCCAATGGTGCTCTTGGTTCTGGTGGGAGTAACATATCAATAGCTTCAATGGGTACCCCACGACAACTGAGTCAAATGATTCCAACTCCTGGATTTAATAGTTCACAGGCGGTGCCGATGAACTCTGGATGCTCCAGTGGAGTTGGGTTTTCCAGTACGGGGTCCACTGTGGCTCCACAGTCACAGCAACCAAGTCAATATGTTGGAAGTCAAAACAGCCATATATTGCATTCCCTTGGAGACCAAATTGGTGCTGGAATGAGGTCTAATCTGCAGCAGAAGCCTTCAGCATATGGGTTTACTAATGGACTTATAAGCGGTGGTCTAGGGTTAATTGGGAGTAACATGCAGCTGGTGAATGGGCCTGCAGCATCAGAGGGGTTTCTTAGTATGGCTCGTGGTGGTAGCTCTCCAAAACCTGTACCACAGTACTTTGAGCAGCAACATCTCCAGCAAAGAATCCCAAGTAATTTTATCCAccttaaaaaatgaaaaaactaCAGCATCATGTCCCCCTCCCTCTCTGTCTATGGTGCAATTCATGTGCATGCTTGCTTGTTTACGTGCAATTTCAGTTGTCTGCCTTTTTTGAGTTCCATGCTGATTTCTGGTGTTTGTAGTCTGCATGTGTGTCTGCCTTTTATGCACTTTCTTCATTTGTTGCCTGATAGCTAATTAATTGTCACAAATTGTGATGATATTGCCGTCCTTGGGTACAGCATCATTGTCCCAGCAGATATTACCGATGGTAGGGGATGGTTATTCAATGAAGGGAACTGGTGTAGCTGGGAGCATTCATGGAGCTGGTTCATCTGCTTTATCTGCCAAAAATAACTTGAGTATGAATACTGCTGGCTTGAACTCGAAGTCAAGAGTAAACTCGGCCTCGCTAAGCCATCGTGCAAATCTGCAGTCAATGCAACAGCCTCCACATATAAGAACTCATATATTtgatcattcacaaaaggggaacttCCAGTCAAACCAGTCCACACATGAAAATTTACTACAATCACAACAACAGATGCAGCGATCTCAGCAACAGCCTAATCAGCCCTGTGTACAGTTTGCTCAAAATCAGCATCAGCTACAACAGCATCAAGAAAGCCAGCGGCACCAACAGCTTATGCTAAAGAATGATACCTTGAGGCAGTCTTCAGTGACTCCCAATCTAAGTGAGCAGCTAATGACCAATACAGTGGCATCTCATAATGAATCAGTACTTCCACAGGGAACTGAACAGGTTCACCTTCCAGAATTACAGGGTCAAAACCTGCAAAATACTTCTGTGGATGATCATGCCAAAAGTGTTCAATTGCTTGGTCATTTATCTGCCTCTCAGGGTCTTCATGCTTCATTTTCACAGGGTTCACAGCAGTTGTTGCATCCACACAAGCCGGATCATGAGTTTCAAAAGGAGACTAGTTGCCTCTCCAGTGGATCACAACCAATGGGACTTTTACAAGTTCATTGTCAAAGCCACATGCCAGATAAGTCTTCACCTGAAAAGCACATCCAGGAGGAACTACTTCATCTGAGATCAGTGGGAGAAGATCAAGCTCAACAACCTCATACTTCATTAGAAGGGTGTATCACCAGTTCTGCTGCTACAACTGTAAGTGCTGCAGTGCCTCAATTTCCAAGGGGAGTCACCTATGGACCTTTAAATTCTACACAAAAACGAAATTATCTCAACCAGCAGAGGTGGCTATTGTTTTTGTACCATGCTCGTTGGTGTTCTGCTCCGCAGGGAAAATGTCAAGAACCTAACTGCATAAAAGCTCAAGATTTAGTTAGGCATATGGATAGGTGTGATAGAAAAGAATGTCCATATCCTCGTTGCTCAGCTTCTAAGAGACTTGCTAATCATTTTCGTACTTGTGAAGCAACAGATTGTCCTGTCTGCATTCCTGTACGTGAATATATAGCATCAAATCGAAAGGCACGTGCTTATTCTGTATCTGATCCTGGTTTGGTGAGTCAGGCTAATGGCTCATGGATAAGTATCAATATAGCTGATTCTAATGGAATGAAGAGAGACACAATAGCTGTTGAAACTTTTGATGATCAGCAGTCTTTGCCAAAACGCATGAGAGTGCAACATATATCTCCTTCTGTCATGCCTAAGAGTGAAAATTTTCTAGTTTCTGTTCCTCCAAACCAACCCCATGCCTTGCAAGAGGAACCGTCATGGGGGTGCAAAGAGACTGAGGTAGCCATGTCTACTAAGTCTGAGGTCATCGAAGTGAAAATTGATACATTCATGCCCTCAGGCCATGAAGATTCATCTACCTTGGGCAATGGTATTGATGGGAATTCGTGTATTTTGGGACCTGATATAGATCGTGGTGTTTCAAATGATGTTGATGGTCATGTCAAGCAAGAAACTTTGGTGTTTGAAAAAGGGGTTGACCAGGATAAGACTGTTAAGCAGGAAACAGATGATCCAGAAACAGATCCAACGGTTGGAAGTAAATCAGGAAAGCCAAAGATAAAAGGTGTTTCATTAACTGAACTGTTCACCCCAGAACAAATTAGGGAGCATATTGTTGGTCTGAGGCAATGGGTTGGTCAGGTTAGCTTTTGCATTTTCAAGTATTTCTAGCTTTTTGGGAAAAAATAATGGTTCTGAGTGTGTTTTAACTTGTATAAGCAAGTTACTCAGGTTCTTATGCTTTAGATGTGTGCTGCACTTTTtcaagttggtttttattcttattTTGTTTGAACTGCAAAACTAGTTGAACATATAACCATTCAACTATTGTTTCTGATAATGTTGATTGTATCATTGCTAGTCCTGTCTACATTATCCAGGCAGCAATGAAAATGATGATTGAATTTTTTCCCCCACTTATGTGATGTTCTGTCTTTCATACTGCACATTGCCAGAACTGATTAAATTTTTACTTGCAGAGTAAGGCCAAGGCGGAAAAGAATCAAGCAATGGAACATTCAATGAGTGAGAACTCATGCCAGCTGTGTGCAGTGGAAAAGCTTACATTTGAGCCCCCTCCAATATATTGTACACCGTGTGGTGCTCGCATAAAGCGGAATGCAATGTATTATACCATTGGAAGTGGTGAAACCCGACATTACTTCTGTATACCATGCTATAATGAGGCTCGTGGTGAAACTATTGAAGTGGATGGTTCACAATTCCAGAAGGCAAAGCTTGAGAAGAAGAGAAATGATGAGGAAACTGAAGAATGGGTAAAGTTTTTTCTGATTCGTCTTCTCTCTCCTACAACACCCCCCCCTACTCTTGTCCCCCAATAAATTGGTAGTGTGAGATGGTTTTCCAAAAACTGTAGTTAAAAGCTCAAGTTATTATTGTTTTATGATTTGTTGCAGTGGGTTCAGTGTGATAAATGTGAAGCTTGGCAACATCAGATATGTGCTCTCTTTAATGGCCGAAGAAATGATGGGGGACAGGCAGAATACACTTGTCCTAATTGCTACATAGTGGAGATTGAAAGAGGTGAGCGCAAGCCCCTACCCCAGAGTGCTGTTCTTGGTGCCAAAGATCTGCCAAGAACTATACTTAGTGATCACATAGAACAAAGGCTTTTTAGGCGCCTGAAGCAAGAGAGGCAAGAGAGAGCACGGCATCTTGGAAAAAATGTTGATGAGGTTAGTATGATAAAGGGGCCATATAATTTCCTTATTTTTGTTTTTGAAAACTATAATCCAATTTGAAAGGGGTCAAAAATTTGTAGGAACAGTCATTGAAATTTGGGTTGAATTTTAAATGGTGGAGAGTGCAATTGAATTTGATAATGATCTTGTATTTAAAAaagcattattttcttgcattttcATTTTATTCTACTAAAAGATTTTTCCTCCCTCGTTTTATTGATAGCCTTTTGATATTCCACATAATTTTTCTTTGAGTTAGAGTAGTCTGCAGCATTTCTTTCTGGCTATGAACTGTAAGGATTATGTGCTTCTCATAACTCTTTTTTTAACCCTCTACCTTGTGTGCTGTAatgccacctttttttttttttaacaaagtaATAGTGTAGTACGACTTATCTTGTTTCTGGAAAGCATCAATAGTCATTGTTACCCTCCTTTTGTCCTTGTTTAAGGGCTTCATGTCAGCATCGAAAAATTTTGACTTCTCCATAGTGCTGGCCATTTTACTTTCGTTTACCTTTTGGTGACATGGTTgagtaaattaaatataaatttgaactaattagaaataaagataaaACAATAAAGTTTTTACTTTGATCATTGATACTGGTTCAATGATTTAGATGGTTAGAGCATTTGGTTTTTGATGAATAATTACAAGGTTGAAGGATTATCTTTCCTCTCCTTACTAGTGGAAGGAAGCATTTTACCTTTTTAGAACTAAAAAATTTGATCGTTTTGTATCTTAATCATATTGGAATTTAAGAGAAACAAACAGATAGATGTTTGCTTTTACATAAATAGTGACAATTACAGCCATCGTGTTTGAATGGAAGATGTAACTTGGTTCTAATTTTATGAATGGAatggttctctttttttttttttttccttttaaagtGTCTGTGATTTCAAATAAGAAAGCTACATcgaaaaggatatggatataaaggTGCAAACATTTATTTGTAGATGCAGTAACATGAAGTTACCAAGGAGTTGACAAAATGAGCAATTGAAAATTAGAAGaacttgattttagaacataaaaTGACTTATCTTCAGTTGTGATGTCATTGTCTGTATAGTTATTTTGTCACTGAAACTACATCATTTTTTACCAAAAAGAAATTACATCATTTTTCTCAAAGTAAAAAATTGCAGCACCACCAGGGACTTTAGCATCAAAGTCAAAGCTATGGAATTGACATGATCCATAATTTAGATGGACCATTAGAATACCTTAGGGCATATTTAAATTGAAGTGTTACTATATTCTGACATCTTGGAATGTTGATAAGGGTGCTGATTTTCAGGTAATGTTAGTCAGCTGTCATCATGGAGTCATAGCTCAAGGTAGACACTTGTTAACTTGAGAATATCAGTTCAGAAGCTCAGTTTTAATTCCCCTTCTCCAACGAAAAAAATTGTCGACTTTACTTCCCTGACTTTGCCTTTACAGTTGCATGTTAATTGTGTTTTTAATGGTCCATAACTAGATTAGGATTGGATTTTGGGTCATAACTCATAAGTATCAACAAAGAGGGCAGGGTCTGGGGAGGTTCGATGTACTGTATGGAGAGGCTATTTCCGTGTTTTAGACTCGCGATGCCCAGGTCACAATGGAGCAATGTTACCATTGCACCAATGCTCACCCTCTGTAACTCATAAATGTTGTCAATTTATTTGAAAGCTCATTGTTCTTTTAGGAGGTATCAAGGTCATATCTAATGGGAAATTCTTCTTTTGTAAAGCTTATTACTCTCCATCATCTTCATATGTGAATTCTGAAGTAACATAATTGTTTGGTGATCATATACATCATCTTCCATGTCAACCATTTTTGGATGTTGAATGAAGATTGTCTCCCATCATCTCCCATAAAGTGGCCAACCCTTCTCTTCCTTCTCAAGGAACTTTTATTTTCGTTGCTTCCTGTCAAACAATTCAGCCATTGAATGAGAGTAAATCTTGGCTCTTGTAGATGCTTTCAAATAATCAAGATGTTGCCATGTGACAACTTATTAAATATGCAAAATTGCAAATCCCCCTACTAATAAAATCAATAAGGGGGATTGGAAACGAAAAGACTCAAAAGAAAACTAAAAAGGACTCAGATTAGAATCTGATCCAGACCAAGCTCCAGTCACACTGAACATGCTTCTTTTATTGCTTTTAAGTGATTGAGGCTGTAAGTTTCTTCTTTTGATGCCCGGTGTACCTGCAACTGTGAATCTGTGAGAGctattctcaccatgccataatAGTTTGGCATGAAATATCTCGATTTTTGATCTCTAGGTGGGGCTCTCAAGTCAAATACCTAAAACGTTATGTTTTTACTAAATATCTTGGAAATACAAAACTAAGCTTTTCTGCATTCTGCGTCTGATTGACTAGTAAATTGCTTCATGCATAGTGGCCTTAATATTGCTGCATGTTCAACATATCACTTAATGATTGCTCCAAATTGCATGTTCCCATAATGAACATATTCTTGTGTAAATGAAATCTCAGCAACAATTAATCCTAATTGACTAGGACGTCTGTTTCTCTATTGTTCCTTGCTCGAGttttacatatatatttttactACCTTGCTGCAGTAATTTTAGACAAGTATATATAAAGTTGGCAAGTTTTACATAGTACTTTGTGTTGGCTCTAGATAATTTAACATGACAATATCAGTTTtggattatcatttttttttgtccCACTTCCTTTTGTTTAACCCTGTATACATCAAATATGTTTCTTCTTTTGAGTGATAAAAAAGGGTTTTGACTTTGATTGCTTTCTCGTTCCTATTTTCCTTTTGTATTTTGATACCAGATgttgattataaattattttatattgatactTAGAAGTGATGATCTACATTTCAGGTTCCAGGGGCAGAAGGACTTGTGGTTAGAGTTGTATCATCAGTTGACAAAAAATTGGAAGTGAAGCAGCGATTTTTGGAAATATTCCAGGAGGAGAATTATCCAACAGAATTTCCATATAAATCTAAGGTATAAAATTTATATGTGAATCCAATACCAAGTAAATGCTTTTCATTGTCGTAAAATAGTTGACACAAAAATTGATCAAACTAAAGGATGATACGAGAATGGTGTTCGGTTCTGCAAAAACCTGCAGATTATAGTCACTGTTTtccttttacttttttttctgTGCAGGCTATATTGTTGTTTCAGAAGATAGAAGGTGTAGAAGTATGCCTTTTTGGCATGTATGTTCAAGAATTTGGTTCAGAATGCCCTTTCCCAAACCAGCGGCGTGTTTATCTTTCATATCTGGACTCTGTCAAATACTTCAGGCCTGAGATAAAAGCAGTGACTGGGGAAGCTCTGCGCACTTTTGTTTATCATGAAATTCTGGTACTTTCAGACTTCTCAGATCTGCTGAGCTTGTTAGTTGTTATAACATTTTTTTTATCTTGAGATTCTCTCTTTATGTATGTAGACCTTGAGTCTCAGTTTACTAATGTTGATCTTCCCTTTTTTTGGATTTGAAAATTGATTATGAGTTGAATTGGGACTTCAATTGTCATATGCATCCAGATAGGATATCTTGAATACTGCAAGAAACGGGGCTTCACTAGCTGCTATATCTGGGCTTGTCCTCCTTTGAAGGGTGAAGACTATATCTTATATTGCCATCCTGAGATCCAGAAGACCCCAAAATCTGACAAACTTCGGGAGTGGTGAGTGCCAGGCTGATTATTTTATATATCCTATTATTTAATGTCTGATAGTTCATGTATGCCTAGAACTGCTAACTTCCATGCATGGATTGGTTGTTATCTTTTGTCAGGTATTTATCTATGCTTCGGAAAGCTGCAAAGGAAAATATTGTTGTTGATCTCACTAATCTATATGATCATTTTTTTGTAACAACGGGGGAATGCAAGGCTAAGGTAACTGCAGCTCGTTTGCCATATTTTGATGGAGACTATTGGCCGGGTGCAGCAGAGGATATGATAAATCAACTTCGCCTAGAAGAAGATGATAGGAAACAACAGAAGAAAGGAAAAATTAAGAAGAATATTACAAAAAGGGCTTTGAAAGCTGCTGGTCAGGCTGATCTCACTGGCAATGCTTCTAAGGATGCTTTGTTAATGCAAAAAGTATATTTTTGTACCTTAATTTTCTTTTCGTGGTTTTATTGCCATGGGATCTTGGAATCATGGAACACTATACTGCCCTGTACTGCTCCATACCGCCCGTACCATACCGTATCGATCTCGTACCAGTACGCTATACCGAAGCATACCGACATTACCGTATCGTACCGAACTGTGTATTAACATTGAGCAGAATTTTATCGGTACGGGGTCCGGTACTGGTACGGCAAACCTTGCTTGAAATTTTTGGCTTCCAAGCATTATTTCTTGGAAGTTGTGCGATTTGGGTTAATTGGAGAGTTGACATATTTATTATCTGTTGAGAGTAATATCTGTAGATTTCTTTGTTTTTagaattatattttatatgaaaatttAATTGTCTATGATGATATCCTTAAACCATGTTTTTTTTCTTGCACAGCTTGGTGAAACCATTTGTCCTATGAAGGAAGATTTTATCATGGTCCACTTGCAGCATGCTTGCACTCATTGCTGTCTACTTATGGCATCTGGGACACGTTGGGTTTGCAGCCAGTGCAAAAATTTCCAACTTTGCGATAAGTAAGTACCCTCCTACTAATTCATTTATATGTCTCTCACCCCTTTATGTTATGATAACCAAattgttataaaatataaatattgctAGCTGTTTTTT
The DNA window shown above is from Elaeis guineensis isolate ETL-2024a chromosome 8, EG11, whole genome shotgun sequence and carries:
- the LOC105050908 gene encoding probable histone acetyltransferase HAC-like 1 isoform X1 (The sequence of the model RefSeq protein was modified relative to this genomic sequence to represent the inferred CDS: added 805 bases not found in genome assembly); the protein is MMNAHSHISGQMTNQASPQLSGLSQHNGNPLHSQMQNLGSPSMDPELLAGRRAMREKIYNYLKRRNRHSSDDWLRRLPELARRLEERIFKDAARKEDYMSVVMEPVEHRLQLIMKSLPNHSRSLPHNITCSSSLSTMIPTPGISHNGSTSSVASCSTEKSATAASGPGMGIQTTANKGNLLPTGNNLTDVGHSVSFNASNGPLSNGYQHQPANGALGSGGSNISIASMGTPRQLSQMIPTPGFNSSQAVPMNSGCSSGVGFSSTGSTVAPQSQQPSQYVGSQNSHILHSLGDQIGAGMRSNLQQKPSAYGFTNGLISGGLGLIGSNMQLVNGPAASEGFLSMARGGSSPKPVPQYFEQQHLQQRIPTSLSQQILPMVGDGYSMKGTGVAGSIHGAGSSALSAKNNLSMNTAGLNSKSRVNSASLSHRANLQSMQQPPHIRTHIFDHSQKGNFQSNQSTHENLLQSQQQMQRSQQQPNQPCVQFAQNQHQLQQHQESQRHQQLMLKNDTLRQSSVTPNLSEQLMTNTVASHNESVLPQGTEQVHLPELQGQNLQNTSVDDHAKSVQLLGHLSASQGLHASFSQGSQQLLHPHKPDHEFQKETSCLSSGSQPMGLLQVHCQSHMPDKSSPEKHIQEELLHLRSVGEDQAQQPHTSLEGCITSSAATTVSAAVPQFPRGVTYGPLNSTQKRNYLNQQRWLLFLYHARWCSAPQGKCQEPNCIKAQDLVRHMDRCDRKECPYPRCSASKRLANHFRTCEATDCPVCIPVREYIASNRKARAYSVSDPGLVSQANGSWISINIADSNGMKRDTIAVETFDDQQSLPKRMRVQHISPSVMPKSENFLVSVPPNQPHALQEEPSWGCKETEVAMSTKSEVIEVKIDTFMPSGHEDSSTLGNGIDGNSCILGPDIDRGVSNDVDGHVKQETLVFEKGVDQDKTVKQETDDPETDPTVGSKSGKPKIKGVSLTELFTPEQIREHIVGLRQWVGQSKAKAEKNQAMEHSMSENSCQLCAVEKLTFEPPPIYCTPCGARIKRNAMYYTIGSGETRHYFCIPCYNEARGETIEVDGSQFQKAKLEKKRNDEETEEWWVQCDKCEAWQHQICALFNGRRNDGGQAEYTCPNCYIVEIERGERKPLPQSAVLGAKDLPRTILSDHIEQRLFRRLKQERQERARHLGKNVDEVPGAEGLVVRVVSSVDKKLEVKQRFLEIFQEENYPTEFPYKSKAILLFQKIEGVEVCLFGMYVQEFGSECPFPNQRRVYLSYLDSVKYFRPEIKAVTGEALRTFVYHEILIGYLEYCKKRGFTSCYIWACPPLKGEDYILYCHPEIQKTPKSDKLREWYLSMLRKAAKENIVVDLTNLYDHFFVTTGECKAKVTAARLPYFDGDYWPGAAEDMINQLRLEEDDRKQQKKGKIKKNITKRALKAAGQADLTGNASKDALLMQKLGETICPMKEDFIMVHLQHACTHCCLLMASGTRWVCSQCKNFQLCDKCHDAERRLEEKDMHPINSREKHVLCPVEVNDVAPDTKDKDEILESEFFDTRQAFLSLCQGNHYQYDTLRRAKHSSMMVLYHLHNPAAPAFVTTCNVCQHDIETGQGWHCETCTDFDVCNACYQKDGGVDHPHKLTNNPSIADRDAQNQEAREKRVQQLRKMLDLLVHASQCRSPHCPYPNCRKVKGLFRHGILCKIRASGGCQMCKKMWYLLQIHSRACKESNCHVPRCKDLKEHMRRLQQQSESRRRAAVMEMMRQRAAEVSGSAE